Part of the Engraulis encrasicolus isolate BLACKSEA-1 chromosome 23, IST_EnEncr_1.0, whole genome shotgun sequence genome is shown below.
TACATTCACTTGAGGCAAGGCAAAAGCTACCATCTacaaagtggggtccggggacccCAGTGGGTGTGTCACATATTCCCAGGGGGTCTGTGAAAAGGTTTATCACAATTCTGGACGTAACTATTGCCCTCATAACTTTGATACACTCTGTTGACTAATTCTATGCAGCTGTGTCAAACTCTGCACATACCGCATATGTACATGCAATTATCAAGGAGTCCTCAGGGGGGAAAACCCCCTCCATTAGGGCTACCAAGAGaagccttaagggccgtacacacacatcgctgctagttactcgctcagcggatgaagtcaatagaatgtctacgtgttccagcgagtctcgctggcgagtaggcgaggagagtacaagcgatgcgagttaagcgagtaaccaattggaatgcagaatacagattattgacaggtgacgttgcccctgtggtgttctgaccacccaacttctgcacgtcgccatcacactttggttaaaagtgttgagtaaaatgcatacagtgtacaccatcaaaggctcatatgcatggttgtgcacagcacacgatcaacgttaaacagcgtaggcctacattttgtttcgtacggacgttattggcgcggacagcaggaaccatgacaaccagtaaacaaaatcacccagagcgagtggcaagtaggcgagtgagcaagtagcgagtaaatagcagcgacgtgtgtacggccctttagactgTTCTTTGTTGTATATTACATTGCAGATATATAGCAGGTATACAGTATTACATTAAAATGGTCATTAAAGTCAGTTCCAACAAAATTCATCCACAATTACCAATAGGACAACACAGATCCTGATCATTGTATTAATTCTGACATTTTGACCCCACCTTTGTTGCACTGTATACGATTGGTccgtaaatgtgtaaatgtgaaaATAATGCTGACCTTTCAGTTCAAGGCATGTTGACCTTTACGTCTATTACAGTAGTTCTCAGTTCACCATATTAACTCCACAAGTGGCTGAACAAAACTGCATGCATTGCAAATATAAAACCGGCCTGCTATCTTCCTATAATCATAATACTGTATACTCATCATAATACTGCATATACTGTAAACATCTCTTTGCTCCATATAGCCACTGAGGATAGGCAGTGAGGACATCTTGCAGTTATTGCATGTACACTCTCTGAACACATCGAATAGACTTCATCTCCATTTTGTTGAACCCCATTTGTTTCATTGTACAAGGAAGTCTGTAATGACAATAACAAAAGTTCTGAGGTTTCCAAGTCTGGAAGTCAGATGGTCAAATGGCTGTTGTAGTCTAGTCTCCTTCACAGCTAACCGCACACTCAgactgtctgtgaagattctcattcatccaggtcatgataTTCAGAGAGTTTAGCTGAAAGAAACTGTACTTCTCCATTGCGCTTGAAGTTGTTTCACTCCTCATCAAAGCAGCTTAGCTTGCCTGACTAGAACTGGCAAAGCTCTAGATGTCTTCAAACTCAAAGAAGAAGTCCAGAAGCGAACAGCTTCATTCTTTGGGCTCACACTTCAAACCACTTCTGATTTCAGGCAGCTCGCCTCAGTCGGTGCCGACGCCTGGCCAGAGGTGGTCCCCAGTGTCACTTTTGACCTTGACGACATGGATGTCGAGCTTGTCTCCTTCTGACTGGAAATGGGCTCCTTGATGGACTTTCTACAGCACAACACCTGCAGCGCCTTCTCCCGAAACTCATCTGACACATAGTAGAAGATGAAGGGGTCCAGGCAGCTGTTGAAGGTGCTGAGGGCCAGCATTAACATGTAGGGCATGTAGAGGTTGTCCACAGTCTCCTTGCCCTCCTTCAGCAGGTTGTAGTTGTGGGTTATCAGCAGCACGTTGCTGGGAAGgagacacaccagacacaccaccatcaccagcacgGTGACCTTTGCTGCGTGGTTGTAGCGCTCGCCGGCTTTTATCAGCGTGTACAGAACGCAGCAGTAGCAGAAGACCACCACCGCCAACGGCAGCACGAAGCAAATGCTGAAGAGGCTGGCAAAGTACGGCAGGAAGAAGCTGCGCTGTGTGTCTATGGGTAGCGCATCATGGCAGGTAATGATTTCGAGGTTCCTCACAAGGTACGCCTGGCGTGTGGCTAACAGGGGCACCATAGCTGCTAGCACCACAGACCACACAGCCACGCTCATGTACACTGACAGTCGAAAGCCGCGTAGCATCATGCCGCTAAATGGGTGAACAAGTGCCAGGTATCGGTCAAACGCTATTAGGGCGAGGCACATTATGGACCCGTACATGTTCCCATAGAAGAGTGCCATCACCAGACGACAGAAGGGCTCACCCAGCGTCCAGTTGTTGCCCTGGAAGTGGTAGGCGATGCGGAAGGGCAGAACAACCAGCAACAACAGGTCACAGGTGGTCAGGTTGATGAGCAGGATGGTGGAGGGCTGCTTCTTGGTGCGGAACAACAGCACCCACAGGGCCAACAGGTTGGACGGCAGACCCACCACCAAGGCCACCAGGTACAGGCTGGGCAGCAACACGGTTGTTGTGTTGGACCTCAGTTGTTTTTCCTCCTCTGGAGGTACCTCGCTGCAGTTGTCCAAATGGAAGGAGCGAGCCCCTGTGTTAAAAGATCACAGAGGGCATGTGTTAGTATAGTCAGGTcatgagcaatgcaagtactttcggagttcccgaaaatacgggaactccttttaCTGTGTCgggaaaccaagggaggcgggtcaaccatgccgtttgggaaatgttcattgttatgctcttggtcagaccaagtctcgaagagatgataatcaggctagttttaGTGTATGGTGAGTCATTATTCTCTGTAGGAATAGCTTAGATACTGCATGAGAAGCTATGAACTTATCAGAGAGATAGCACATGTTAAATTATTAGGTAGTGAAAAAAGTCATAAACATTTATCTGAGATGGTCTGGACTTGTACAGAAGAGGGCAGATGAATGAATCATTAAGTTAAATGGCGTGAGAGATGAGGATGGAAATTCACACGGCACACCACTGCAGGTGTGCAGGTGCACTCTTTGCATGTGAGCAAGGGGACAGTCAGCCCAACAGGTGCCCTGGGGACCAGAAAGAGGTCATAGTATCCTGTTTAGGGTATCTCTGTCACAGACAGCACATCTACCACCATCATCTTCCACCTTCTCACCAGGATTGAGAATTGACACTTTTGGGAGCATGCCATGTCCAGTGTACAGTTGATATTACCTTTGAGCTGCACTACAAACTGTTCTTGGGTCAGTGTTAAGGGTTTGGGTTAGAGTTAAAGTCCGTTGGAAAAGGTAGCACATTTCAACATAACACCAGTAGGCTATCTCATGACTGCATTGATGATCACCCTAGTGTGTATTTCTTGAAAGGTTCATTCATTTCCCCTGGGAAAACAACATCCTGGTGGCTGCTCAATTCCAATTTAGCCAAAAGATAGGCCTTCAAAGGAGTTAATATGTTTTCTACAGAGCTTCAACTTCAAGGCTTGAGGGCTGATGACTGTAAACATTCTGTGTAAACAAAGCTATAGCCAAGGTCAAAAGTTCAAGACCAACGGGAAGACGAAGAATTATATAAACAGTAaacaaataattaataataaatacaactTAAAAGGATTGTGCACAATCTGACACAGCACTGGACCAATAGTAACTGTAATTGTGCTTCTTTTGGCTAAAATAAGAACTCTTTTGTGAAACTCTATGAAAGTAAATGCAAAATtaaaattgaaatgaaaaaaatcatTAAAATACTATTGAGTTTATTTTTGCATTATAAAGAGCTCTTCAAACATTGCAGTAATATTGTTTTGCAGAGTACTACACCATCTATGGGAATATGATCTGACAAAATGGTTAAGTTGTCCCACAATGAACAACAAGGAAACACTTTCCTTGTATAAGTCATAGTCACATGTTGTACATTCAGAATGTACCAAAATGaacaaaatgttctctgttgggAAGCACAGACAAGAACCAAAGAGGTAatgtgtcccaggcccagggtgagACAGGTCCCAGAATGGGGCTTGGGGTGGGAccgcctctcagatgactttgagctaggcctggccaaagctgtcagcggcgctgGCTCCTTTTACTTCTACAGTAGGTTGAGAGGGTACCATAAactaaatgttctctgttttttgtCTAAGCTTCTTCTGTGTGGTTTCATATCCTTTTCGGCTTACTGCCCACATCAATTATTAAAATCTAATGCCGCAGATCTGATTAGGGATCCTCTTTCTTCCCGGCCCATGTCAAGATTCACATTGTGTCTTGACAATGGTCATTAGTTTGTCTGATTGGATTAGGTCCTTTACTTCTCAAAGTTAATTTCGGTCtttcttatttttttgtcttgcaGCCGTTATGCATTGTCTTGTAATGTAAATTCAGATTGTAATAGGGGAATATTGTAAATGCAGTCATTCAACTTGAGTCGAGCTTGGAAATCAATAAAGAGGAGCACTGCATTAGTCAGCTGGGGTTTAACTCAGTTTCATCCCTACTCACTGACAAAGTGTTACAAAACACTTCCTGGTGGAAAATGTTAGACTTTCAGGCCTTTGTACACAGAAGGTACGAGTGATGACTTACAGAATGCCATGTGATACGTATGACTTTGTATGCAATGGGTCATAGGTTCACCACTTCATAAAGATGGACGACCACCTAGCAATCATTTCTATTAACAGGGCATTCCAGAATATTGGGAGGTTGTGTAATTCCACCTTCATACCAGGAAGAATACTCTGGAACTCAGACATAATCAGACATAAAGTCTGACTCATACTCATAATCAGACTCATAATCAGACATAAAGTCTTCCAAGAATTATAAGGCTGTAGCTTTATTATGGCATAGTATACAGTAAcaggatggttttttttttatcaatgaATCCTAATGCTAGTACAAGCATATAATAACCTTTAATTGAAGGGCCATTTCAGGTGACTAACATCATCTGTGTTTTCAGGGCCCTCAGGCGTTTTCACTCAAAGGCTCAGGCTCAAAGTGAGAAGGGCCAAGGCCCTGGGGCCCTCTGAGTGCCAACTTCCCCCACCCCCCGATTCATATCCCAGGATCCCCCTTCTGTTTTCTTCCGATATGCCCCATAACAGTGTAAGTAGTTGTAAGATCCTAGAGAATGCAGACATCAGCATTGCTACAATTTATGACAACTACTTACTGACAAAGTGTTGCAAAACACTTCCTGGTggaaaatgttacagtttcaggCCTTTGTACACATTACAGAAGGTATGAGTGGTTGGGGTGTTTCCCAATGACTTAAAGCATGCCATGTGACTTGTGCGATGGGTCATAGGTTCACCACCTCTTAAAGACGGCCGACCACCTTGCAACCATTTCTATGAATGCTGCATTCCAGAATATTGGGAGTTATGTAATTCCACCTTCGCACCAGGAAAAATGCTCTGGAACTAGAGGCTTAAAGTAAGAGGGGCCAAGGCCAGGGGCCCCCTGAGTGCCATCTTACCCCATCCCCTGATTCATACCACAgaaccccccttccctctctttttccttctggGTAAATGCTATGATGTTATTCTGTTGAGCGTACATAGCCAACATCAGGgttcaggaacctatggctctagagccacatgtggctcttttgggaactgtatctggctcttacttatctattgtcctatatttataaataaaagtacaggttccatattgagttgaaacaggacatgggaggttaaaatgcgttaaaattcaggaaattacatctaagaaatacaacattttcagggggaggactcccagacccttgccataatgaagtcgACAGTTGGCAACCCCATACTATCAATACAACTAATAACTTGACGGTACACTCCAAAATTATTGGGCTCAATTGAGATATtatatgcttttaattgtattcagtgtttttaaaatggtatggctctcgtgatttttttttttattaattggggtttatggctctctccaccaaaaaggttcctgacccctggcctacatgatgtgtatctgtccctatcaaataaacgaaactgaactgtactgtactatgctacaccagagattctttaagtatatagagatatgccaatataataggttgctatgggcacctaacatgaccaggttccggtctgcctaaaggggcatgtcataatgctcctagcattgaatagaacagtccttaggtctgcctaaagggggatttccccccctctcccttgcaataatagaacccggaaacaatgggccaatggaacctctctctctctactctctcggaCTACACTAAGCTGCAGGAACATGACGTCACAGAGCAATGGTGGTGCCCATGCATACGTACACTTTGTTGAGTTAAACAAGTCAAAGCACGAGCCATACAATATTTTCAGCACCTGTTTCACGTTATGTGTGTTACCCAATGTGCATCATGGTTTTTGGCCACTTAATTCTCGTTTACAGTTGCTGTAGTTTGACAAACACATGTAGTCTATCATAACAGTGAATGAAGTAAACTGAGAAGGCTGTTTATTCTGGGCTTTCTAAACACACAGGTTTATTACTACGCCTTGTAGTAAAATAGGCCATTATGGTCTTTTGCCAAGAATTCTCACAGGTTTTCATCATAAGTTCAATTACTATCCACATCTCAATTGGCCATGTTATTTTTGCTCAACATAATTTCTCTGGAACTCTAGGAATTCTCTGGTACACTTCAGATGGCCTACTTACACAACAGCTGTCTGGAATGTGGCGCATCATCTGGAAACCGAATGGTCAGTTGGAAAGTCAAAGGCCAGCCATTAAGAGATTGATTATGTGATAAAATGGTATGTTAAAACCTCAGCATCATGTCCCACATGCAGTTACGTAAAACATGCAGTGGTGTACTGTTAATGGTCAGATTCCTTAGCTTTCCATCATACATCTTTACCAAGCACAGTGATAGAGTTTAAGCATTGGAAAAGAGTAGCCCTATGGGAAATAAATAAAGTGAACCATGGTGAAAATAACCCTTTACACTCTTATCAAAACTTCCTTTTATCTTGTGTCATTTACTGTAAATGGTAAAAGGACACACACAACAAGTTACCCTGGTCCTCTTTAGAGCATGTTTACATGCATGGATATTAGAATGCATCCATTTGGGACTGCTTATGCATAGGCCTAAACAGACTTCTAGCTCCCTTAAACggatatttaaaaaaatagagttctctaaaacagtgtttctcaacaggggtgccagggcaccctggggtgccgtaggcccccttcaggggtgccgcggaaacatggctgataaataaattatgtaatataatacatatttgtctaaattgataagttaatgctagtaagtggaatctttcatctgccatttacgcacaataaagcaaatacaggtcgccccagtcagcttcaACTTCGAGCGTAGGtagtgtgacatctccaaatgtgttacttttctaagcttgtgtggtatcagatgtggtgccatgttacggtttgttggtttggggtgccttgaaatttttg
Proteins encoded:
- the LOC134439578 gene encoding proteinase-activated receptor 4-like; this translates as MAMAVHRSAPTLVLVLFLCTLPLTTSQSEPPCGATRARSFHLDNCSEVPPEEEKQLRSNTTTVLLPSLYLVALVVGLPSNLLALWVLLFRTKKQPSTILLINLTTCDLLLLVVLPFRIAYHFQGNNWTLGEPFCRLVMALFYGNMYGSIMCLALIAFDRYLALVHPFSGMMLRGFRLSVYMSVAVWSVVLAAMVPLLATRQAYLVRNLEIITCHDALPIDTQRSFFLPYFASLFSICFVLPLAVVVFCYCCVLYTLIKAGERYNHAAKVTVLVMVVCLVCLLPSNVLLITHNYNLLKEGKETVDNLYMPYMLMLALSTFNSCLDPFIFYYVSDEFREKALQVLCCRKSIKEPISSQKETSSTSMSSRSKVTLGTTSGQASAPTEASCLKSEVV